One window of Mixophyes fleayi isolate aMixFle1 chromosome 3, aMixFle1.hap1, whole genome shotgun sequence genomic DNA carries:
- the GGPS1 gene encoding geranylgeranyl pyrophosphate synthase has protein sequence MANSMETSQRILLEPYKYLLQLPGKQIRTKLSQAFNHWLNVPEDKTQVIIEVTEMLHNASLLIDDIEDNSKLRRGFPVAHSIYGIPSVINSANYVYFLGLEKVLTLNHPNAVNVFTQQLLELHRGQGLDIYWRDTYTCPTEAEYKSMVLQKTGGLFGLAVGLMQLFSSYDKDLKPLLNTLGLFFQIRDDYANLNSKEYSENKSFCEDLTEGKFSFPTIHAIWSRPESTQVQNILRQRTENVDIKKYCVHYLEKVGSFEYTRQTLRELENEAYEHIESLGGNPELISIIEHLGKMYKNPS, from the exons atggcaAACTCCATGGAGACCTCACAAAGAATCTTACTTGAACCTTATAAGTATTTACTTCAGCTTCCAG GTAAGCAAATTAGGACAAAGTTGTCTCAGGCATTCAACCACTGGTTAAATGTGCCAGAAGACAAAACGCAG GTAATAATTGAAGTGACAGAGATGCTGCACAATGCCAGTTTACTTATTGATGACATTGAAGACAACTCCAAGCTTCGTCGTGGATTCCCAGTTGCTCATAGCATCTACGGCATTCCATCGGTTATTAATTCTGCAAATTATGTATATTTCTTGGGGTTGGAGAAAGTTTTAACTCTTAATCATCCAAATGCTGTCAATGTTTTTACCCAGCAGTTACTGGAACTCCACCGTGGCCAAGGCCTAGacatatactggagagatacatATACATGTCCTACAGAAGCAGAATATAAATCAATGGTTTTGCAGAAAACAGGAGGTCTTTTTGGATTAGCCGTAGGCCTCATGCAGTTGTTTTCATCATATGATAAAGATTTAAAGCCATTACTAAATACTCTTGGACTGTTTTTTCAAATCAGAGATGATTACGCAAATTTAAACTCGAAAGAGTATAGTGAAAATAAAAGCTTCTGTGAAGATTTGACAGAAGGAAAGTTTTCATTTCCTACAATACATGCAATTTGGTCAAGACCTGAAAGTACTCAAGTGCAAAATATTTTGCGACAGAGGACAGAGAATGTAGACATCAAGAAATACTGTGTTCATTATCTCGAGAAGGTAGGCTCTTTTGAATATACACGGCAAACTTTAAGAGAATTGGAAAATGAAGCATATGAACACATTGAATCTCTTGGAGGAAATCCTGAGTTGATTTCAATAATTGAGCATCTCGGCAAAATGTATAAAAACCCATCCTAA